The following nucleotide sequence is from Vitis vinifera cultivar Pinot Noir 40024 chromosome 14, ASM3070453v1.
aaggtgcctaatgggccaagtttgcctaatgggtcaagtgtaTTTAAATGGGCTtggggtgcctaagtgggcctaagatggtacctaagtgggcctaagatggtgcctaatgggccaagtataTCTAAAtaggcttagggtgcctaagtgggcttagggtgatgcctaatgggtaAGGTGTATCTAAATATGCCtcaggtgcctaagtgggcctaggtgGTGCCAAATGGGTCATGTGTAtttaaatgggcctaaggtgcctaagtgggcctaaagcgGTGCCTAacgggccaagtgtacctaaatgggtctagggtgcctaagtggacctaaagtggtgcctaatgggccaagtgtacctaaatgggcctaaaatGCCTAAGTAGGCCTAAAGTGGTGCTTAATGGGTCAAGtatatctaaatgggcctagggtacctaaataggcctaaagtggtgcctaatgggccaagtgtatctaaatgggtctagagtgcctaagtgaacctaagtctaaattagggttgcCAAGAATCACAacggggttagataaatccctcaaccaaaatccccaaggtggcttagaaaatataggctacacgagtagtaatggacCACCAAAGAATTGATGTAAAGTACAGGACAAATACTTAATAGGatatgtgctaggaggacaaaatggagggccTACACTTGCTTCTTCTTGTAAGTTGGATTTGGTATGTCATTTTTTCCTTACTTTGAAGTGTTTTTCACATAATATGGATGTCCCTGTATTTGGTTGTTTTTCAGAATCTTTCGTATATTGCCTTTCACTCCTTTTATACACATTTGGGTGTTATTGCATGCACTTTGgatatatgatattttctttaatccATAAGTAGATTTTGTTTCGGTTATAGATTGTCTTGTGTAGATTCAAATGAAAGGTAAAATTGTTGGGGCTAAGTTTATCTAGCCCATGAAAAGTTTCCTAAATTCATGTATTGAGCTATTTTTATTTAGGTATTCTCTTACCTCAAATGTAAATAACATTAGGGCTTTGGGATGTTGGTGAAAAATggttgagaaaaaatgaaagaaaattaggtTGTTTTCCAGATACTATTCTAAGGTTCAAGGGTGAAGATACAAGTCCTTTGATCAACCTTTTATGGAAGTTTCTATGATATGATTTCTCTTTCTATTCATTGTTTTTTGGGTGATGGATTCCCACATCCAATATTGATATATGTTTCCATTAGTTTTTAAGGTGAAAAAACTAGTGAGGATTTATTTGTaccaataattttattgaaatggaagaaattctCTCTATGGTTTTTTATcgtttatttatattattttttgtgtcATTTTGGTTGGatgttattatattattattgtccTTTCTCATTATGTTGTGATTATTACGGGAGATTATTATCATTGTGGAGGAATTTTAACTTGTAAAGGTGAATAGTCTATAATTACATTTAACTTCCCAACATAAGTAAGTAGGATGATTaaagctatatttggttctcacaaaacaataaggaaaagaaaaaaaaaataaagaaaatggttttctcatatttggttgtcttataaaaaatacaaaagaaaaaaaaaatggatataattaaaattagttataaacttataaattttaaattatttaatatttataccaaagatttaaaataagttaaatgaatttaaaggaagatataaaaacaaattattgactttaaattaatctattttttattctccttacctttttctttctcttctattttctctcGTATTTTCCTGTAACCAAACATAGCCGGAGGATTTGGTTCGTGACCTGCCCTAACGGAGAACAACATACATTTCAGACCTGCACTACTCTTAACTCCGACAGACTTCAGTGGATGTAAGCATCAATTTTCAAATGTGAATGAAGTAGCCTTTGTGTCAAATAAGAGATCGATCCCGGATCTTGGAGCCCTTACAATTGAAAGACCTTCAATTCTTTATGACATTCTTTCAGTATTCTTGAGCCTCCATGTTTGCacagttcttttcttttctttcttccatgaaTGTTAAACATCTAGTCTTCGGAACTGTTTTCGGATATGAAATGCTTGTGTTGCCATCCATCCTCCAACTCCTCTGAAATATTTTGGGATGACTTAGATTTCCAGTACATGGCATAGAGCACCATCTGAGCTGTTCCAAGAAGAAATCCAATCCCATTTGGTACCTATGATTTAGAGTTAAACCATTAATATTATATGCCAAATACCTTATTTAAATCACAACATACATGCAATCTCAGCCTACACACAATTCATTATATTAAGAGAAATAATACTTAGGAGAGGAGCCAAAGGCCCAATGCATCTTTAATTAAGCACTAAGCACCGCATTAATCGAACAAGTACTTTTAAAGAATCCGAAAAATGGAAATCGGAGACTTCAGGATAAGGAAGATGCTAGcacatcatttttctttcctagCCTTCACCTAAAATTGAggataaatcaaaattaacctTTGTACTCCTAAACGCTAGGCTGATAAATTTAATTTGGGACCCAAGCAAGAGCTTAGTACTTAGTTTAGTTCTAGCACATGGATAGTTGAATCCTaagagaatattaaaaatttgtcaTTTTCATGACAATCAATATATGTAGATGAGAGCTTACTCCAAGGAAGAAGTCTTTCACAAGGATGGCATAGACGGTCCAAATCCCTccatttaagaaaaagaaaaacgatAGAAGGAAAGGCATGTACTCCACACTCTTTGTAGTCAACACCCTTTTCTGCACATTAACATGTTGATACAATTAAACTTTGGTACATATATAAATCTACTGGTCAATAAGAGGAAAACGGCTCAACCCGAAAAGGGAACACTTCACTGTAATTAACAATTTTGCATCAAAATTAATCAACCTTGATGTAGACATTGTAGCATTTTGAAGTAATTAAGGTTCTTACCACAACAACAAGAGGCGAACCGTACATGACTATACTTAGGCCTGCACACACAAACCCTAGCACATCGATGCGCAAGTCTCCATGCATTGtgaaaagagtaatgagaattACTATTGCTGGAACTGCTACATTCAAAATCCCAAGATATATGGCAGTCTTGGCCTGAATAAATATCAAGATAAAAGACAATGATCAtgcattaatgaaaaatatatatatgatcatgATGTTACAACTAGTCTGCAACTTACCCTTACTCTTAGAGGTGCATAAATGATGAATAATGTAACATAAACAAGCTCGATGATGATACCCAGACCATTAGTAGTCGCTAGGATGAAGCCCCCTGGCTTTATGACTCCATAGTAACACCACAAGGATGTGCCCAATAATGCAATTACATAAGGAAAGCTCTCAAAATCCTCGGTTGATCTATGCTTTACTATTCGCAAGAACGTTTTTCTGCAAATCGCATTTCAAATTTATAGTAAGTTGTATTGATCATAAATTAAGATTCTAGGTTCTTGAAAGATATATGCTACTTACATGGGAGAGAGAACCACAGTCACTGAAATGATGTTCCctgaaaaacaaagtgaaaaacATTATATACGGCTCTCTTAAGCATGgtccaaaaccctaaaaaagaaacaagaataAAGCA
It contains:
- the LOC100240774 gene encoding bidirectional sugar transporter SWEET17: MEGLSFFVGVIGNIISVTVVLSPIKTFLRIVKHRSTEDFESFPYVIALLGTSLWCYYGVIKPGGFILATTNGLGIIIELVYVTLFIIYAPLRVRAKTAIYLGILNVAVPAIVILITLFTMHGDLRIDVLGFVCAGLSIVMYGSPLVVVVPNGIGFLLGTAQMVLYAMYWKSKSSQNISEELEDGWQHKHFISENSSED